The Thermosynechococcus sp. CL-1 genomic interval GCTGGAAATTGCCCGGCCGAAGCGAGGGAACCTCAGTGGTTGTCGGATACCCAGCTTCGACATAGGCGCGATAGCCACCATCAAGCACCGCTGCGCGATCGTGCCCCAACCAGCGCAAAAGCCACCAGCAGCGAGCCGCATAGGCAAACCGTGAGTCATCGTAGGCCACCACTAGCGTCTCTGGAGTTACCCCGATCTCATTCAGCCGTGCTGCTAATTTCTCGGGATCAGGTAAGGGATGACGGCCGCCATGTTCTTGCCGAGGGCTGGAGAGATCCTGCTCTAGGTCGAGATAATAGGCACCCGGCAGGTGCCCTTGGGCATACTCCCGTTGCCCGCGCGTCGTGTCCATGAGGTCAAAGCGGCAGTCCACAATCACAACCGTTGGATCTGCCAAATGCTCAGTCAACCAAGAGGCCGTTACGGCATAGGGGGGCATAGGAGCTTAGGCGCGCCATTTCACTTTCGGGAGAATGTGATTGACATCCACTCGGTCTTTGTATTTGATGGCAAAGTTCAGCAGGGAGTCAAGGAGCGAATCCGACAGGTAGTGGGGTTGCAGTCCCAGATCCAGCAATTTGGTGTTTTTGGCGTTGAAGTAGTGCTCTTCTTTTTCAACACGGGGGTTTTCGAGGTGCTGGATTTCCACCTTGAGGCCGAGGGCTTTACCCGCTTCTTGAACTTTGTGGGCAAGGTCGCCCACACTAAACTGTTCTGTAAACTGGTTGAGGACGCGGAATTCACCCGGTGCGGCGGGGTTGTTAACGGCCAATTCGATACAACGCACGGTATCGCGAATATCCAAGAAGCCGCGAGTTTGCCCCCCCTTGCCATAGACCGTCAGGGGATGACCAATGGCAGCTTGAATACAGAAGCGATTGAGGGCGGTGCCAAAGATACCGTCGTAGTCAAGGCGGTTGATCAGCAATTCATCCATGCCCGTTTCTTCGGTGAGCACGCCATAGACTACCCCTTGGTTCAAATCGGTGGCACGCAAGCCCCAAATGCGGCAAGCAAAGTGAATGTTGTGGCTATCGTGAACTTTACTGAGGTGATAGAAGCTACCGGGCTGCTTGGGATAGGGCAATGTATCTTTGCGACCATTGTGCTCAATGGTGATGTAGCCCTCTTCAATGTCAATGTTAGGAGTGCCGTATTCACCCATGGTGCCCAGTTTTACAAGGTGGCAGTCAGGGTTGTGGGTATGGATAGCGTACAGTAGGTTGAGGGTGCCGACCACGTTATTGACTTGGGTGAGGACGGCGTGTTCCCGATCAATCATGGAGTAGGGGGCGGAGCGCTGTTCGCCAAAGTGGACGATCGCCTCGGGCTGAAACTCCAGCATGGCGCGCTCAAGGAAGTGATAGTTACAAATATCGCCAATATAAAGGCCAATCTTTTTGCCAGTGAGATCCTGCCAGCGTTGCAGACGGTGCTGAATGGGGGCGATCGGCGTGAGGGTTTCGACACAGAGTTCAGCATCCCAATGACGCCGAATGAGGCTATCCAAAATCGCCACATCATGGCCACGATTTGAAAGGTACAGGGCTGTCGCCCAGCCGCAATAACCATCACCGCCAATTACGAGGACTCTCATGCTAACCGTGCTGAAATCGATAATTACTCCGCCAGCCATTGAATGGCTTCCATACCACGTTACCAGTAATGGGGACATCGGTGATCCACTGGTTTAGAATTCGGGAGGAGAATCTAGGGCATTCGTTTCGCTTTCTGAGAAGATATGCAGTTTAACAATTTGTCCCGCTAATTCAATTTGCACCATATCCCCAGAGAGAAAATCCAAGGCTTCTAATAGGGCCTGTAATTGCGGTGTGCTGGCACCCGATGCTTGGTAGAGGCGATCGCTCAAATGGCTGAGGCGCTGCCACGTGGTATAAAGCCGAGCAATGGTACTTTCCAGTTGCGCTGCCTGCTGGAGAAGATCGGCAACGGTTTGCAGTTGTTCAAGGCGCTGGGCTTCGATCAGGACTTGTTCCAGATCCACAGGGTGGGCGTTGAGGGCTTGAATTTGGAGAGCGGCCTCCAGATAGCGGCTGAGTTGGCGAGCCGTCGCTGTGATTTCCTTAACCGTTTCCACACTGGGGTCGCTGGCCAGCTCTTGGGAGAGTTCCTGCTGCTGTTGGGGGGGGAGCTTTTCTAATTCTTTGACTAGAGGAGCGATGTAGCGGGGGGCAAGGGTGCGATCGCTGGCCTTTTGGCGCACCACTGGCGGTAGGAGATCAGAGTGCAGAGCCGTCCATTCCGCTTGCAGTTGGCGCACTTCACGGTGGGTAATGCGATCGCCCGCTGCTGCGGCTTGGGTAATCAGGGCTTGCACCTCAGGATCCGCTGCGGCGGTTTCCAAAAAGGCGCGTTTACTAAAGCGAGCAATGGCTTCGGGGGGCAGGGGACGTTCCTTGAGCAATTCATCGGCGCGATCGGCCAACTGAATCAAATCATCGGCACGGCGTTTACTGATTTCGTGTTCCTGGAGCCACTGCTGAAAGCCTATCCCCCGTTCATCCCCTTGATGGCGATAGCGATCGCGCACGGCTCGCAAAATTTGTCCCCGCCAGATCTCCGTTTGCAGGTCAAAGCGTTCACACACCTGCCACGCTTGGCGTACCTGTTGGAGAAATTCCTCTTCCGAAAGGGGCGTATCCGCCGCCGGAATGGGCAAAACAAAATCAGGCGTTGGCTCCATCGGTCGGAGAAAAGCACAGCTTCAGCAGTATAGCCTACCCCAAACAGTAAGGATAACCATCCCGTGCGGCAATATAGACCTTGCCGTCCCAAACAACAGGTGAAATTCGCTGTCATCGGGAACCCGCGTTTGGGCTTCACGCTATTGGCGGAGGGTCAAACTGGCTACCAAGCCTGCATTTCCCCAGAGGAGTAAGCGGTTGATTTGGCGACGTTTCACTGACAGACCCTGTCCCAAGAATTGACCACGCTCAAAACCCTAGTAGAAGAACATTTCACCGTGTACCCCATATGTTAGAAAGGGGCGTTGAATTGCTTAGGATTGAACTATCGCGTTGACGGGAACTCTGATGACCACAGTATTGGAGCCAGCGGTCACGTACCTCACTCCGGAAGCTTACTTAGCTCAAGAAGTGGTGGCAACGGAACGCCATGAGTATCGCCAAGGAGAACTTTACACTATGCCCGGGGGCAGCGTTAATCATAACGAGTTGGTTCGTTCCTTAACTGTTCTGTTGAGTTTGGCACTCAAGGGACAGCCCTACCGCGTCTTTGTCACAGATCAACGCCTTTGGATTCCGGAAACGCAGTCGTACTACTATCCTGATGTCATGGTGACGCCGAAGCCGGTGCCCTTGGTGGCGGGACGCAACGATGTGGTGATGCAGCCGATTTTCATTGCTGAGGTTTTATCGCCTTCGACAGCGGATCGCGATCGCGGGACAAAATTTTTCGACTATCGCCAGATTCCAACCCTGCAAGAATATCTCCTG includes:
- a CDS encoding sulfurtransferase encodes the protein MPPYAVTASWLTEHLADPTVVIVDCRFDLMDTTRGQREYAQGHLPGAYYLDLEQDLSSPRQEHGGRHPLPDPEKLAARLNEIGVTPETLVVAYDDSRFAYAARCWWLLRWLGHDRAAVLDGGYRAYVEAGYPTTTEVPSLRPGNFQPHPHPEWVVDRAAVIAAQAAPQTVIVDAREPRRYRGEIEPIDPVAGHIPGAVNYPWQAISDAQGRLKSVAELQAHWQPLAAAEQIIVYCGSGVTACVDILGLAIAGLHQTKLYAGSWSDWCSYLAAPHGPSL
- a CDS encoding NAD-dependent epimerase/dehydratase family protein; the encoded protein is MRVLVIGGDGYCGWATALYLSNRGHDVAILDSLIRRHWDAELCVETLTPIAPIQHRLQRWQDLTGKKIGLYIGDICNYHFLERAMLEFQPEAIVHFGEQRSAPYSMIDREHAVLTQVNNVVGTLNLLYAIHTHNPDCHLVKLGTMGEYGTPNIDIEEGYITIEHNGRKDTLPYPKQPGSFYHLSKVHDSHNIHFACRIWGLRATDLNQGVVYGVLTEETGMDELLINRLDYDGIFGTALNRFCIQAAIGHPLTVYGKGGQTRGFLDIRDTVRCIELAVNNPAAPGEFRVLNQFTEQFSVGDLAHKVQEAGKALGLKVEIQHLENPRVEKEEHYFNAKNTKLLDLGLQPHYLSDSLLDSLLNFAIKYKDRVDVNHILPKVKWRA
- a CDS encoding Uma2 family endonuclease, with product MTTVLEPAVTYLTPEAYLAQEVVATERHEYRQGELYTMPGGSVNHNELVRSLTVLLSLALKGQPYRVFVTDQRLWIPETQSYYYPDVMVTPKPVPLVAGRNDVVMQPIFIAEVLSPSTADRDRGTKFFDYRQIPTLQEYLLISQDRPCVEQYLRQAEYQWLLTIWQDITQELLLPSLQTSFKLSDLYADVELGES